One Catharus ustulatus isolate bCatUst1 chromosome 2, bCatUst1.pri.v2, whole genome shotgun sequence genomic window carries:
- the LOC116993053 gene encoding programmed cell death 1 ligand 1-like translates to MKWETALWMVACLLLASLPRGQLDTTCHAFVGDNVLLPCSTSPREVNLSELLLYWQIGNEGVHYFHYGKDSLKKQDEKFQGRTSLFLDQMKHGNFSLKLSNVQLGDDAEYSCIYRLSKSHQTNKSTIKLHVSAPPVIEEPPSPSEQNQIPSGSPMDGPCLAMLPLSLLLLLPLELWHL, encoded by the exons ATGAAATG GGAGACTGCTCTCTGGATGGTTGCCTGCTTACTGCTTGCCTCTCTGCCCAGAG GTCAGCTGGACACCACGTGCCATGCATTTGTTGGAGACAATGTGCTCTTGCCTTGCAGCACCAGCCCTAGAGAGGTGAACCTGTCTGAGTTACTGCTCTACTGGCAGATTGGCAACGAGGGGGTGCACTACTTTCACTATGGGAAGGATTCACTGAAGAAGCAGGACGAAAAATTCCAGGGCAGAACCAGTCTTTTTCTAGACCAGATGAAGCATGGCAACTTTTCCTTAAAGTTGTCCAATGTCCAGTTAGGGGATGATGCTGAATATTCCTGCATCTACAGACTGTCTAAGAgccaccaaacaaacaaatctacAATTAAACTCCATGTATCag ctccaccTGTGATTGAGGAGCCGCCTTCCCCTTCTG agcagaatCAGATTCCCTCTGGAAGCCCCATGGATGGGCCATGTCTGGCCAtgcttcccctctccctcctcctcctgctgcccctggagctTTGGCACTTGTGA